The Coffea arabica cultivar ET-39 chromosome 2c, Coffea Arabica ET-39 HiFi, whole genome shotgun sequence genome includes the window aatTGAAGATAAAAAGAATTGAAGATTGTTCTTTGACCATTCCTTTGTGTGGAAAAAGTGGAACAGAAGAGTGGATTAAAGGTTGTAGTGACAGAACTTAACCAGGAAATTCTTACAAGAACTTGACAGTGTCACGGTTTCACAGATGAGCTGATGAATATAATGTCCATTTGTATTTCAGGGACCAGGTGAAGTAGAGGCTGAACTTGCTCAGATCGTTGTTAAAGAACTTTTTCAGAAATATACTCGCATATTGAACTCCTGATCCTCTGTTCTTCCCCAAGGGTAAAGCCTTTGGCGGTTCACCTGACACTCCAGTTGTCTTGCCTTCTTGGTTGACCGATGATAATGTCGATTATTATGTCAGTAAATTTGACAAGACAGGCTTCATGGGAGCAGTAAACTACTATCGTGCTCTGAATCATGTGTAACTTCCCTTCCAACATTATTGGAGTTTAGTATCTTTCGAAAGTTTATATGTACATCCTCAGTTCTGTCAACTTGctttcttttatcattttataAATCCTTGCAGCCCTAACTCCTAAATGTTCTTGTCGAAGCAAATGTCAGTGTCAAGTTTGGAGATCATACGCTTATACTAAGTTCTTATGCTACAATGCAAGTAGGGATTAATATTCTCCCTCAGTGATTTTATATGATGCTGTCTACATCAAGGGATTTGAAGAAAACTTTCATAGAACTACCAAAATAGGCATCCTCTCAGGTTCGCTGGTACAAAACAATTTTCTAGTATGAGTGCATAAGACCAATCAAATAACTGATTCTATATTGTACCATGGTGGCTTTAAGAAAGATGTGCCATTCTTGGAGGAAGTAGTGGCAATCAGAGATGTGGCTCGCTTTATCAACCAAGAAAAGCCTGATGAGATTAGCAAGCACATCTAAGACTTCATTCAACAGTACTGAACTTCTGATCTTCCTTTGTTTCTCACTTCCTTGGACAACATTTTCCATGCTTCAGTTACCACCTCTATCTGTTACGAGTCTTGTGACTTGAACGAGAGGATGGCATTTGcatccatggttcagaaacttGTTGATCTGGAAGCTTTGTAGTTCTATCTGAGGAACCAAGTGTATAAATGTGGGGCAATAAacttttgggataattttagaaaccttccTAGAGTTTTCTTACAGTTTTACTTGATACCctcaaactttgaaaaatctcacttacctcctttacttcaaaatttttgtaataTCTAAAACCCACTTCGAAATACAATAATATTCATCTTAGTCTTTTGATCTGCTCTAGGTTTGGGTGCTGGGAGCACTCGGGAGGGGAGAACAAAGTAAAGGAGGTGAATTCACTCCCTATAACCTTTTTGGCCCAGTTGAGGCTTTCCTTAGGCAGGTTATGAGTAGGAATAGGATTAGTATAAAAATTGCTTACTGACAAACAAAAAAACGAAAGttatttctttcatttctaGTTCCTCTGTATCTCTCTctaatttcttttctcattctttcttctcctttttcatCTTTAACCAGTCCTCCTTTTCTCTGCTTCTTTAGATTGAGATCCTGACACACGCCTCCTTCTTAGTGTAGGGTAAGAGTAGGAGCTGAATAGAAATTATCATATCAaccaataataataacaaaaaaatagacTTCTTCACCGTGGCTAAATTTTACGTCCATATATATTTTAATCCATTACCAAAATTAACGTGATGTTAGAATATGAACATTTGTAGATATATTAATTGTCAATAATAATTGATAATTATATATGCCTTTTGTTAGCTTAAGTTTCCCGTTTACAATGCATCATGACAGAGTAAATTCCCAAAAAGTGGGAGTTTTTAAACTAACTTCCCAATGATAATATCCATGAGGTATGATGGAGCAGTGCAATTCACCAGTCACCCTAGCTACGCACGACTGGTCAATTTTCTTAtatactatataagattgagttttgatcaaagaataggttgaatttcaACTGCATAGGTGGGGGTTTTCTAGGAATATGAAATGTTGTATATTAGTTTAAAAGCTTTAGATACAAATTAAGGAAACATATATTTGGATATGTTTACTGAAATGACCCCAttttaatacatttaaagttGTCATTGATGAGCCATCTGGGTATTGATGGAATGTGTAATTAGTGTGCAACTGTTTTTGTATTTTGTACAACCCATATATGCTTGTATGCTAGTGTAATTACCGGAATATCCTTTATCTATCAATAATTCCTCTTTTCAACCGCAAATAACCGTTTGAGATGTTGCTTTGTTTGAAACATTTGAATGACAATCAGATTTAGActctgtttttaaactcggaccggaccggccgatTTGACCGATCGAATCAGGAACTGGCCAGTTGGTCGGTCCAAGTTAATCCTAAAAATCGGAAAATAAAAAACTTGATCAAACCAGGTCAAAACCCGGGTTTGACCTGGTTTTGACCTAGTTTGATGGGAAAAATGAGCccatctctctttttttctttttctttttttgaaagtTCAGAATATTTTTAATATGATGTTTTGATCTTtaagttgttaaaaattattaacatACCTCAactatttcatactttataaatgttgttttaaagtttggtgttattttcaattaagtccataattttaattttaaacttgttaatgctgattaaataatataaattgctacttgattgctctaatttatttgtattttcttattaaatatatttgaaatatcaaatatatatgaatataccattattaatattaacatgttattaagtattttgcatataatattttaatttttaaataaattttatttatgacgtcatccggttcaatCCCCTATCGAATCCgattagggctgcaaacgagccgagccgagtcgagctttgagctaatcgagccgagccttagctaaattttatcaagctcgagctcgagttcgagctcgacgagctggcaattttcgagctcgagctcgagctcgaaaaaaataaaaaaaattattttatttttttttttaaaaaataaaataatattttttctgaataaataataaaatattaaggatatatccgtaatttcactatgaaaataaaaaataaaaaatatatatatataatatacataattttattattaaataaaaataaaaataaaaaatatatatatatattcaacgagcttaatattttgagctcgagttcgagctcgagctcgactcgagctcgattaatgtcgagctcgactcgagcttgactcgagccgctcgcgagcggctcgattcgtttgcagccctaaatCCGATTGAACCTAACTCCTGACCCTGAGCTCGACCGAGTCGATATCCGGTCCGATTATGAAAACATAAGATTTAAGAAATGAGCCAACGATTTCTTTATCAATGGTATGAATCAATTTCTCTATCATTTATAATCTGCATTTATGAGCCACAAACGTTGGTCAGTTTATCCCCTTTCAGCTTTAGGAGTTAAGTTTTCCCTTTTTGCCTTTGTCTACAACGATTTGCCTCATCGTTTTTTCTTCCATCTGAGCTCAACTctgaaattacctattatttcgTCATTAATTACATCCAATTCAATTGCCAAACCGTTGGTATTTTAATGCCTAAACGGTTGATTATCAGTTTCTCCTTGTTCGCATTCTAGGATTGGAATAATTCTACCTGACTTCATACTAATCAGTTCAGAATGCTTTTCAATCCCAGCTACTCCAAGTGGTTCAGCATGAGGTTAGATTTCACCCCCCCAATTTTTCAGTTCCTTCCTTAATTTTGTCAGTGTGTTTTTAGTACCTACAATTAACGACTCTTATCGTGTTGCCTAACTGCAAGATAGCATTTTTCACGTTGTCTAACCCCAATTGGTCTGGGTTGGTTATAATCTTATAGGCTTGGAGCAACAGCAAGAAAGAACCCTCAATGGGGATTCTGGAATAACGACCTTCAATTTGACACAGTTTTATTGTAAAgttatgtgaattgattgattataTCGTTTATCTTTTCatactaatttttattttttctcacaATGTACTATTGTTTGTTCAACAAAAAAACCTCCTTCCCCACAGGCACCAAACACCCGCGCATCCTCCACCTAGTACTGTATAAGAAAACAAGATATGACTGAACATAACTAATAACTATTTGACTACCCCGTTTTAGAATTTATTAATCCCACATGCAGTATTGCGTGGATTAAATTATGATTATCCACCGGTAAATTTGCAAATAgtaaaattctgttttgaaaaGGCTATTGGTCCAAAACACAGGCATCTAAGATTGCATGGTATACAATTTACGTCGCAATCAAGCTAAATAAAGTTAGGTCGATATGAGATATTAATCTTAAAAAAGAAATAGTGCCCCATATTAAATCAACCTTATTTGATTCAATTCAAGACGTCAATTGTTGGGTACGGCTGTTCTGACAGCAATTTCCAACCATAAACATGGATTAGTGCCATTCCTAATCCATCTAGTGAACTGAATTGTTGGAGTATGGCAGATGTAAAGTTCTTTTATGCAAATTATTATTTCGAACAAAAAAAAGTATTATTGGATAGAATAAAATACACGAGACTgcactgtgaaaaatttaccaTATaatctatactatatatataaattCCTGAGAAGGAGGTTTGGGGTTAATATTGGAATTAACATTTATCGTCACTTTCTGAATTTTTTATCcctataaaaattatttttattttaattatttataactACTCATgactatttttacttttaattatttaagtATATGTTTTCAACATAACTATCCATAAATATTATAATTGCCAATATAAAactattttataaaaaatatttaaaagattaaaattTGTTTCAGTAATAAAAatgttatttaaaatatatgacCATAACTAGTATGTATTTTTTTGATTTCACACACATTAAGTGTGTGCATCGAGCACTAGTTTTAATAATCACGGTCGGACCAAAAAATTCCCAGATTTCCGCGTTGCGTTGGCAGCGTTGCTCTCTCCAAAACTGAGGCCCAATTTCAGCCCATACATTTTTTAGAGCTTCGAGCGGGTACGGTCGGTCCACTCTTAACGCATGCCATTTGTTAAACGAActcagaaaaatttttaaaaaaaagtcgAGCCTTTtgcctatatatatattttttatctgCAAAAGGAGTGTTCTTAGATTTTTTTCGTTACAGATTTGAACTCTCACCTACAACTCAACAATTCAAGAGAGACTTAAGGAGACAAGTAAGGTTTAAACTCTCGCCTCCAACTCAACAACTCAAGAGAGACTTAAGCCCTCCTTTTGGTCGCCAAGCCATTGGCCCATGGTTGCCTTTtgcctatcaaatttcattcttcCCCTCGTTAGTCAGAGTAGTCGCCTCTCTCACTCTCACTCTCACTCTCACTCTCCTTCTCATCTTCCTCCTCCATTTTGAATTGCTTCTGGTTTCCAAAACTCTGATTTCATGCTGGGCCTTATTTGAATACATacttttttttctaataatcttctgcagaaaagaagaaaaatctctttttgattttctgtttctttttctgcGTTAgttttttgagagagagagagagagagagagactgtGTGTGTGGAATATATTTTCTGGAGTGATATTTTCCACCGTGAAGACTTGGAGGCTAAGGCCTTTCGCTTACTTCAGCAATATTTCAGGTAAATAAcatgttttttttgtttgatctgtttctttttctttttttaattatatcaAGAATTTTGAACACAGGATTTTCTTTTTAGGAATAGTTTGAATGCGATGatgttaactattttttttttaaaattttatgttGATTAATGAGTGCTGTTTACTTAGTGTAACCAGAAGAATATTTTAATTTATCGTTTCGTAACTTTGCAGTATAAATATCAACATCTGAGGCCACATGCAGGTAATTTATATGGTGggtaagtttaacggattccgttacctttacaatttagttcaaagtatgaggtgtcgtgttgtatattttaaaaacacagGAGGCTTTCCTATGTATTAGACTTACTACGggggatttttttgttttttaccctaaaAATAATGGTCATCCAGTTATCCAATTTAATTTGTTCATGATTATGGTGGGATGTTTCAGTAGTTTCTAATGGAGAAGATGCATGCTATTGCTTGGGTTTGTGTAATACTCTCAATATAAATCTCCATGAACAACTTTTGTGAATATATTTTGTTGTGGCATTTTTTTTTAGATGATATTAGATTGTTATGTATGGTCTAGGTGGTGGTTGCATTCCAACTTGCAACTCCTGACAGAATCTTGATGTAGGGATTAAGCATAGGGTAGTGAATTACATGGATTTTCGTTCTTGGCTCTTAATTAGTGGTAGTACCATTGTCTAGGCATGTAATCTTTGTGACCTATGTTGCACTCAAGCAAGAATGAATGCTGGCCAACTGAAAAGGATTTTCCTTGACCACTGACATTAACGCTTATGAGTTTCTCATCTTTGACTTTTTATGTAGTTTTGGAGGACTTTTAGGTGTAAGTTTTCTTTTGTGCAGAAGTAGCGAGTATGTGATGGATTAGTCGACTTGAAATTTTGTGCCTTTAACTCATAGGTAATTCACTGCCTTTTGAGTTGAATTTGCATGTTACTTTTATAATGAAGAATATTTTGTAGCTTAACTTTTGTTATTCTTAATGTGCACAATTTGGTTGGCAAGTAAGGCACTTGACCTTTATTCTAATCCGAGTTTGAATGAGGAATTGGGTTGATGTTATCTTTCTTGATTGTCAAGTGTTATAATTGTAGCAGTAGCAAGATTTGAAGGCTCACGCGACATgggggaaaattttgaatttagtagattaagggtgcgtttgatgaaattgaaatttgaaatatgaaatctaaaatttgaatccatcaaattattgaattattaaatactaaatctaatacatttgagtgcatatcacattcaatgataagtgaatagcttatcacttaatttatGGAGCAAGTTTTGCCaagaaaattcagtgccacttaattaattcaaatgttcaatttttagttatcaaacgGTTTGAATGTGTTACGATCTGAATCTATTgaatttaagtgctgaattgggtTCTCAACCAGAAACTAAGTCAGCTCTATCAATTATATACTTGCTTCTGTTGTCTGCCATCCATGAATATTTTGACAACTTATCattaaacttttttattttttggctaGCCAGTGAAGGGGGTTTGCGTGGTTGTTAATTATGGTAAGAAAGCAATTTAATGGAGTTGATATCCAATATTATCCTGACATGGTACGCATCTGCATGTGTGTTGTTTGGGCCATCCTTGAGATCATTCTGCTAATATGGAATTCATGAGGTGTTAACCGCGATTATGCCTCCAAGCTCATATATGGAGGTCCCTAAATCTCTGTAATGTTTTTGGTTTCCAAATTCTATAAATCGCTTAGGATTTCCAATATGCAAGCCCTTGCAATTACTTAGGTGATATGGTTGTAACTTAAGGAGTGCTGTCACCCATGTTTCTGTCTGTGTCAGCACGACAAGCATAGTTTTAGGTACTGATTTTGTTAGAGTCACATTAACTGGACTTTTTTTTCGATAATATTAAAAGGGATTAGTTGTTGTTAAAATACTATTACATTAATAAGTTGAGATTTTGTGTATACTTAAGTATAATCAAATTAGTATATAAGGACCTATATATAGAGTTTTACAAGAAGTGTCTTGCTAATCAAGACAATCAGCTCAAAtataaattgattaaatgtaATCAAACAAAATCAAATAGGATGATACAAAACCAAATCAAATTTACATATTTTCAATTATGATAAAAATGATAAGAAACTTTTAATATAGGGTAAGTTTATCAACACTTTTGGAGTCCCTTTGGGGACATCCGAAAAAATTGGAGCACTCTTGGACGCGATCAATCTCACTTCACTTTTTTTAAGTCTAGGTTGGGCCACGTTGTGCGTGTCTGACGTACGCGCTCCGACTTGAGGAAGAACTTTATAATATtctattataattataaatatgtgatttgttttgatttgcatatatatatattttaaatatttgatttgacttggttatttgaatagtttaaatttgatttgattgtCTTGATTAGATAGACATCGCTTTTGGAACCCCATTTCCTTCTTATATTCAAGCTTATATGTACTAATCCGATCCCACTATTGACTATAGCGAAAATTCTCAAATTCTGccttcttagttttttttttagcagTTGTTGATTTTGTCCGTATTATTTATGCAATGGGCAATCTAGCAAGCACTAAGGTCATTTATTGAGAAACTCCTTGAAAACGTCATTCATATGCCTTAAGAGCAACTCCATGATAATCCGGCTAAACTACAAGCTCCAAAGAAGTCAAAACGATGAATGTCAAATATCAGCACATTTTCAAGAAATCTGAAGTGTAAGACCTCATTTGCATCAAATTGAGGTCTTAAACCCAAAAAATTAATCACAACAGTAACGATTGCGAATCTACATCTTCAAAATGGCTTAACAAGACAATAAAATGACCTAGTGATtgttggagtttttttttttttttttttttttgtcaattagcACCTGTCTAGTTGACACGTATTTCTACTTTTATTCTAATCTATTTTAGAGGGAATGTTCAATTGGGCCTTACCGAAACCGACGGAACAAAATCAGCATCGGAACTAATGATTGTTGGAGTTATAAGTGATAGGAAATGAGACAAAATGCCTTGAAAGCATGGAGAAAGAGTTACATGTTACCTAACCAAGCCCTAACTCCCCAACCCCAAAATTTGCTCTAGTTTGCATTTAGGACTCTACTCCAATCTTGAGAACTCTGGGATCAAACAAAGGAGTCTTTAATCTACCCCTATTGGAGTTCTTTGACAGGCAAAATTTGCGAGTTTATCCATTGCGTCAATAGAACGCTAAGAACTTGAATAGAGGTACAAGtcggggagaaaaaaaaaaaaactacctgTACTGGCATTGTTGCCCCATTAATTTTTCTACATATTTGTAGagaattttaaattttcagTTCCGATTTTGGTTTGGTTCAAATATGGTTCCAACCAAATCGAATCAAACTGAACCATATTTGAAGCAAATCAGAATCGGAATCAGAATCGTGACGGCCTGACAggttttaaggaaaaaaaaaattcctggcGCAACGGCCCTTTGCctcttttaataataataataaaaaaaaagaatctcgACCAGGCATACTTTAATATAGGACTTACATAGGGCCATATTTGGTGGATTTTTTCTGGGAAGTAACAATTATTATGAGGATTTGGCCGTGAAAATGGAGGATTTCAGagggttttttttgggggggggggggagggtaTTTCGTAGAAATAGCCCAGAAACTTGTCTTATGGAGAATAACAGATGAATATTTCAACAGTCACTGGTAAGGGGGTACTGACAATATCTATTGTTCTTCATACAGAGGAAAAATCTTTCATAAGCGGAAGCCATTTTAGAAGCTGTAAACATTGAGACTGCATATCTTTGGCAAAGTTTGCCTTTCCTCTGCAGCTCTCTTGAGCCATCCTTAATCGCTGACTCTAAAGCTTCAACAAGTGACTCCACATTTGGTGAGAATGTATAACCAAACTCTTCGTTCAGTACCACTGTTCTGGTTATGCTTGGATAATTTGGGGTCAAAACAGGCTTCCCACAATGCATTGCCTCCATCAAGGTTAGATCCAGCCCTTGAGGCCTCAATGTAGGATTAACAAACACATCAAGCGAATTGTAAAAGTGAGACAATTCTGAAGGCTCCAGTGCGCCTAAAACCTTAACATTTTTCCCTAGTTCAGCATACCTTCTCCCCCAAGGACCTGAACCTGCTACCAGTAGGAAAACACCAGGATGTCGTTTGGTTATCTTTGCGAATGCTTCATAAAGCAGGGGATGCCCCTTGTCCCTAACTAGCCGCCCTGCAATGCCCAATACTAGGCTCACATTGGAGGGCACTCCATATCTTTCACGAAATACAGCACCAGCCATGGGATCAGGCGTAAACTTTGTCTCATCAACCCCATTAAGGATGACATGCACATTTCTTTGAGGCAGCTGATAGATGTTGACTAAAACCTCTCCTGCACTGTCACTAATGCAAATATGCTGTTTATAGATCGAGAAGAACCTAATCTCATTAAGCAACCTGGGCATTGCTTCTTGTAGCTCAGTCATTGGTCCAGGCAATTGCTCCTTTGGGTTGGATAAGAGCTCCTGGAACAGTTTTGAATGCATTATCTCATACCACACCCCATGCCAAGTTACTGCCACTTTAGGCACCACTCTTGCACGCCAATATGGCAGTGATACACTCTCCGTGTGGACATAATCGAACTCATTCATCTTGTTCTCACGATTGAAAATGTCAAATGCTAAGGAGCAATTAACGGAGCCATGATCATTGGACGCGAAATATACGTGGAGATTACCTTGATGAATGTCCTCGTGAGCCCTTCTATCAGAAGGCGCAGTAAAGATATGTATTTCATGCCCCTTAGCAGCAAGAGCAGTGTATAAAGTCGAAGCATGACGTTCCATGCCGCCAGGAGCTGCACCAATAGgccaagatttggagaagactGCAAGCTTTAGCTTCTCGTTTGCTTGTCCAAAACAAAGCTTGTTCCATGGGAATTTAGCCTCACGCAAATCACCCCTGAAATGCACCTCTCTGGACCATGATTTTGCAAAATCAGCCAGTGGAGAAAAGAAGTAAATGAAGGACGCAAGGGAGAGAAATGCAGCAATAATGGTTGAACATTTCAAGTAACACAATTTTGGACGAGAATGAAATTTACGATTAGAATGCTTCAACCCCATGATTGATGTCTGCTGCTATTAGAACTCTAGTACACTTTTGATTCTTGCTTCATTGTGTTGTGTTCAATGTTAAACATTTAATGGTGCAACCCACTGATGCCGGAGATCTCCTCGTGCTTGTCAACTTTTCTGGAATTGCACAAGATCACATGGCTGTTCCGAGAAATAGTCAACCTGGACACACATTAACTTCAATAAGATCTGACTTTCTTATAGATTGACTTAAATTTATGTATTGACAGCAAGATCTGATTTCTTATAGCTCGTCAACTTACCCTGTATTGGGCTCATTACCCAAAAGCAGTGTTACTTTTGTTCTCCctaatttcttatttttcttctagACAGAACATGGGTCTGGAGATTTTGAGCCTGGATGCCAACCATGTATTGgtttctgtttctttctttttttccctcctATTTCTATGTTAATTTCTCTTGCTAATTCTGATAATCTATAACTACCTTATTAGAGCTAAAACAATAAAATCCATTAGAAATTGGGAATGGGTACACTAACTAAAGGGTATCGAGGCAAGGCTTAAGGCCTAATTCTAGATCTTATCAAACCTTCTATAATACCCGTACATTGAAGCTATCGATTACACCACTCTAACAAAACTTTCAAATTACTTGTTAGCTTCCATCAAATTGAAGTTATCTAGCAAACAAAACAAGCTCCTGCTACATATGATTGGAAACCCGACCTCCAGATTCCAAATgcaaaaagcaagaaaaagggaaaaaaacagaaattgcttgttACTTGAGAGTTCCATACTTCCATTGTCTCACTTTTGTCCAGTAGGGTAACCATCTGGACCCTTTTCCGCCTTTTGATTAATTTGCTATTTAGTATAATCTCAAATTGAGGACGTAGTGAAAATGCCAATGTCATGTGTTTATTAGTTTGATTATGAATTTATTAACACAACCACCATTAAGAGGGTCAAAATGAAGGCCTAAATGGCATGATGCTCTATGAGCAGCAAATGCTTTGTGGATGTAACCCTCCCTATTCCATTAAGAGGCAGAGCCTGTAAATTGCTAAATACATATATAAACAAGTAGGTGTATAGTTTCCTGATCGGCTGATCCTCGCAGACCTAAAACTGCAAAAGAACAACATGGCTCAGGACAGCAGACAAATGTGATATCCATCTGGACACCCTAGAGCAATGAAATAAGAAGCATATTCGCTTTGAACTTCACTCTGGGCTAATACCTGCAAGGCCAACCTGAATCATTTGATTCATTTGCTGAGTTTACTTCTACAATAATCAGAAGCTGACTTAACACATTGGAATGGACAAAGCATAAATTTGCAAGCTTGCGTGCTCGTAAAAATCATCAGACTAGCGGTCAAAAACTCCATATCATAACTTGATATCAGCATCAAGGAACATGAGTAAATTCTTATCAAGAGCAGTTCGAAAGAAAACCAAACTTGGCACCATTTGGCTTATGATTATTTCTAGTTAGGACTAAATTCTTGATAGATAACTAATAATCCTCAAGATATAAAAAGATTTTAATGCCCTCGAGTGACATATGCAAGTAAAATTGCAGCAAAAACTGTTGTTGCAGAGGACATAATAGTCCAGAAGCTCTTCTTCTTGTGTGCCTCTGCCACAGAGTTCTCCAAGATTTCAACTTGCCTCTTCATGTCCTCTACTTTGTCCTCTCTGCTCTTGAAAGCATGCTTGATTGCTACCAATTCAGCCACATATGGTTCAATTTCTCCATTCATCTCCTTGTCACCAGTTATATTCATTTCACCATTAGGACAAACCAATTCAACAGTCCTCCTTAAAACTTTCAAAACCTGTTCAGATTTAGCATCTGCTACTT containing:
- the LOC113724567 gene encoding uncharacterized protein; this translates as MGLKHSNRKFHSRPKLCYLKCSTIIAAFLSLASFIYFFSPLADFAKSWSREVHFRGDLREAKFPWNKLCFGQANEKLKLAVFSKSWPIGAAPGGMERHASTLYTALAAKGHEIHIFTAPSDRRAHEDIHQGNLHVYFASNDHGSVNCSLAFDIFNRENKMNEFDYVHTESVSLPYWRARVVPKVAVTWHGVWYEIMHSKLFQELLSNPKEQLPGPMTELQEAMPRLLNEIRFFSIYKQHICISDSAGEVLVNIYQLPQRNVHVILNGVDETKFTPDPMAGAVFRERYGVPSNVSLVLGIAGRLVRDKGHPLLYEAFAKITKRHPGVFLLVAGSGPWGRRYAELGKNVKVLGALEPSELSHFYNSLDVFVNPTLRPQGLDLTLMEAMHCGKPVLTPNYPSITRTVVLNEEFGYTFSPNVESLVEALESAIKDGSRELQRKGKLCQRYAVSMFTASKMASAYERFFLCMKNNRYCQYPLTSDC